In Actinomycetota bacterium, the genomic stretch CAGAATTATAGAACTACATCATGGAAGAATTGAGTTAAAAAGTTCAGAAGAAGAGGGCACAACATTTACAGTATTTTTACCAAAAAGTGCAGTGAAGATAAAAGGTTTGTAACCTATCCTAACTTCTAGCAATGAGACTTCATTGCAAATATTTTAAAAATAAAAAAATATTTAATATGTAAAAGTTATAAAAAAGGATGAATTATGAAAAAGATATTAATTGTTGAGGACGAAGAGAATCAAAGACTGTTATATAAAACTGAATTAGAAGAGGAGGGATATATAGTATATGTAGCTGAAAATGGAGTGGAGGGATTAAAGAAATTTGAATTAGAACGTCCAGATCTGGTTACTATAGATATAAAGATGCCAGATATGGATGGGATGGAATTACTACAGAGAATGAGAGAGATAGATAAAGACATACCAATAATAATGCTTACTGCTTATGGGGAATACTCTCAAAATTTCACTACATGGGCTGCTGATAAGTATGTTGTAAAATCATCGGATTTAACTAAAGTAAAACAGGAAATAAAGAGTCTTTTAGAAAAAGAATAAAAAAATATTAAAGATTTGGGCATAATTTCTCGATTAATTATCCTCTCCCTTGGTGGGAGAGGGAAAGGGAGAGGGGGAATTTAAAATGTCTTCGAAACCATGCCACAAATCTATAAAAAGAATTAAATATAAAAAATAAATTCTATTTAGAGAAAAGGATGGTGAGTAGTTAGTTGCCTCAATTACGTCAAGACATTGTTACAGGTAAATGGGTTATTATAGCTACCGAAAGAGCACGTCGCCCTCGTTCATTCTCAGAAACAAAACGAATTGTTTCAAAAAAAAAGACAATATGTCCATTTTGTTATGGGAATGAATATATGACTCCTCTTGAAGTTTTGGCTTTTAGAGATAATGGTGAACCAAATAGTTCTGGATGGAAAGTAAGGGTAGTTCCGAATAAATTTCCAGCACTTATACCTGAGGGTAAACCAGAACTTATTAAAAATGGAATATATTTTACTATGAATGGAGTTGGAGCTCATGAGGTAATAATCCACTCACCAAACCATGATTTATTACTACCTTTAATGAATGAGAAACAGATTGAATTAGTATTAAAATCATATTTAATAAGATATAAAGAGCTATCTGAAGACCCAAATTTAAAATTTATTCATATAATAGTAAATCATGGAAAAGAAGCAGGGGCATCTTTAGATCACCCCCACTCACAGCTTTTTGGATTACCAATTGTGCCAAACTTCGTATTAGATGAGCTAGATGGGTTAAAGAGATATTTTGATAAATTTAAAAAATGTGTTTTTTGTGAAATTATAAAGAAAGAATTACAAGATGGTAAAAGAATAATAGAAGAGACTGATAAGTTTATTGCGTTCGAACCTTTTGCTTCAAAACTTCCATTTGAAACCTGGATAATTCCCAAAGAACATATGGAAAGTTTCTCAGATATGGGTGAAAATGATTTAGTTGATTGTTCTAAAATATTAAGAAATACAATGAAAAAAATCTATGATGGATTGAACGATCCACCTTTAAACTATTGGCTTCATAGTGCACCTCTTCGTAATAATCATAAACATTACCACTGGCATT encodes the following:
- a CDS encoding response regulator, whose protein sequence is MKKILIVEDEENQRLLYKTELEEEGYIVYVAENGVEGLKKFELERPDLVTIDIKMPDMDGMELLQRMREIDKDIPIIMLTAYGEYSQNFTTWAADKYVVKSSDLTKVKQEIKSLLEKE
- the galT gene encoding galactose-1-phosphate uridylyltransferase, yielding MPQLRQDIVTGKWVIIATERARRPRSFSETKRIVSKKKTICPFCYGNEYMTPLEVLAFRDNGEPNSSGWKVRVVPNKFPALIPEGKPELIKNGIYFTMNGVGAHEVIIHSPNHDLLLPLMNEKQIELVLKSYLIRYKELSEDPNLKFIHIIVNHGKEAGASLDHPHSQLFGLPIVPNFVLDELDGLKRYFDKFKKCVFCEIIKKELQDGKRIIEETDKFIAFEPFASKLPFETWIIPKEHMESFSDMGENDLVDCSKILRNTMKKIYDGLNDPPLNYWLHSAPLRNNHKHYHWHFEIIPKLTTTGGFELGTGTIINTTLPEECAKYLKNFNK